The DNA region tatcatggcctcaaatactcaacaaggtcggccgaagcctcagagaacaattcagacatttagcaattaagtgcataacacatagatcaagtcgaacttgtcgacacctaaagcattatctagtaattcagagagtagccctcaccggtgggtcttccagcttcttcctcaagatgttctccaaactcttctccttgatttctgggaatctcctcaaacgaaccttaagcaaaaatcacagaaatcaataccaagagtcagaaactcagcaatcaaagagtcctagggttacacagtacactactacctccttggtacgacaatctaacgcgttaagacaagttttcgaaaaatcggattctcctccccccttgatatagctctcggccactttccttaattgggagggtcgatttttcttcgatcaaacttggttcctaggttaacataagccgtaactaagacggttctaggctcggaaaaattttcggatcgaaaactgatataggggcagtttggtcattatttttagctcagaatttcaaaattggatttttgaaaaataaattggatggggacgtccacaacgacgtttatgacgacaaatcctactagcactaagccaagtcgatagattagagcgtaaaggttgcgactttgccgaaaaatgggtatttagggtagaaattgatcccggcggcatttcgtcgacatttgacaaaatctaatccgcagaacacgctcaggagcatgcagggaagaagtttagacgctgaaatcagctgatttgaacagtttttcaaaaacctcaaaattttgaactcagaaagtcgcaggagaaatggacagaaacgacgattcgaaggagagtatagattacctacctcgaggtcttcgattagtgacgatcggtgaagcaaacgggcaagaaacgacgaagatccggatctctatctctctctaggaactcgcggttttgggggtgggggaaaatgggttttttctcaaaaaatcaaattttcaagctatttataggttttggaaaaaacggaaaaatgatttttttgcgattccgatttttcctgcgcgttcctctgcgcattctaagataggttctggcgacagaattccagaactcaaaatagaattcttggaattaaaccaaaagatccaaaatcggcataagtcggtgtaagtcggtttatcccgaaaaactactttttgcagtgatcgtcggatgagaaaacttccttctgaagaaagattaggaatgatgagagaagtaggagaacgcgggtggaatcttcatttgagtttccggatagaaaaagtcttcatcgtctgtcgatcttaggtttttcgaactatcagggattccgtttcggcaaacttccgagaattggaatttgacgttcgtactttccaggatttcgcatcgaaatggttgtttaaggacggaaaagagaagttctaacatttctctgaggatttttggaattagtttccatcgtgtcctaaaacgtaaattaactattcactaataccttcgacctaggattaagcgtatgttagtcgtgctataactctttcggtttttcgatacattctcggacttttcctgaacctctttccttcccaaatttatcttaatcaaataactcttttattttattcacttatccaaagcgttaaaacttgggccttacaccaagtgacctggactgggcttggttAGCCACGGatggtgacctggactgggctagtcAGTGGTGACGTTNNNNNNNNNNNNNNNNNNNNNNNNNNNNNNNNNNNNNNNNNNNNNNNNNNNNNNNNNNNNNNNNNNNNNNNNNNNNNNNNNNNNNNNNNNNNNNNNNNNNCCAAACGGAGCCTGAACACAATAACCCATCTATCTTTCCGTCTGAACCTCTATTGACTCAATTTTTCTCCAATTCTTCTGATTCATTTCTTTTTTAGATCATTATTAGCAATTTCTTGACACTTTTGAATGTCTCTCCAGGCAGCCTATAATGTCATTGCTTACAAGGACAAACCACGCTTGCGGAGCGCTTTAGAAATGCTTAGAACTACTCAAGAAATAGAACGGCGGTTGAATGAAGTATGCTCTCATCTTCTGACTAATATACATTTCCTTGTTAAATATGTCTACCCAAGCTGAATCTGAATGAAGAAACTCTTTCAGTGGCTCCCTGAACTATTTTGTGATAATTTTCAGGCTTAATCTTTAAAATAAAGACAAATGCTCCAACCCCTTATAAAATGAAATTGCAGAagtggtttttgatcaactacTACTCATGAAAAAAAAGATTTCTGTTAATGTTAATTTAAGTCAGCCTTAATTGGATTTTGAACTGATAAGCCATAAGATGCAGAGGACTTTTGGGATTGAAAATGCTACTTTTGAAACACCTCATAgttaaaagcaataatttgttttgCAGAAAGCAAGCATTTGGGGTTTGAAAGGAAATTATATCTTGATAGTTGATACACTATTGCATACTCTTTTAACTCTGTCTTGTTCCTTCTGCTTTACCTATTCCTATTCCTGTTCATTTTTGTTGTTTAGCATGATATTTCATCTCAAATTCTTTTGTATTTATTGATttttctcccccccccccctttttctCCTATTTTATAGGAGGATAAACTATTGGTTATTGATTGTGTTGAGAAAATTTCACATTGGCTGGAAATATGGTCAAAATAGTCCGTATAAATGGTTGAGCAACTCtcactcttgagctagcttttgtggtagaATTATGtttaacccaaattctaagataGTATCAGAGTCTATCATAGATCCATTTATTGGAGACCATCCATATATGTGTCACATGTAGATGTTCATTCTTGCAAACTACAAGCTTTAGATATCTAACCTTGGGTGTGAGAGGGGTGTTGAAAATCGACCATCCATATATGTGTCACATGTAGATGTTCATTCTTGCAAACTACAACGCTTTAGATATCTAACCTTGGGTGTGAGAGGGGTGTTGAAATCGTACATTgactaaaaaataaacaaaataattcgTATAAATGGTAGAACAACTCTCACTCCTgctagcttttgggtagagttatTCATGAGATTGTATATGAAATTTCACATTTTTCCCATGGAatgaaaattattatatataatagtTCAATGAAATTATTCATCTCATGTAATGGCTGTGAAAACAGGTCTCTCTACCATTGTTAATCCTTCATGGGGATGCTGACACGGTGACTGATCCATCAGTGAGCAAAGCCTTGTATGAGAAAGCAAGCTGTTCAGACAAGAAGCTTAAGCTTTACAATGATGCCTACCATGCTCTTCTTGCGGGTGAGCCTGATGAAGTAATAATTCAAGTTTTTGGTGACATCATTTCTTGGCTTGATGACCACAGCTTGAAACATTATCAATCTTCACCTTGATACTATTCAAAAGAAGAATATTCAGATTGTTTTCAGTTGATATTTACTTCTACTTTGGTAGATTGAACATCAAAATTTGAAGTTGTTTATTCTTTACCATCTTAGTCAATTACTAGTGTAGCATTGTTTAATGTGAATAATACAGAAATAAAGAAATATAGTGGGAATGCAAAATCTATTGGCCCTTAAGCTTGCTTGATTAAGGTTTAACTTTGGAACCTCCTTTGTTTGACATGGAgtagatgaaggtatgaaaaacgatagaaagggggtttgaatagcgtttttactctaaaaaacTTTTCcgacttgagattttaacaaatctcttcaaacaccgagaatgaaagtgctaagataagagtttgAGGAAAGAACACAATaattttatcttggttcacttgataaatccctcaagctaatccagtccacccgttaaggtgatttcttccttcttagaatgaaggcaatccactaatcagagtttgttacaactgcacttgcaacctgcaaagtgactaacaatacaatgacttagctatcactaagattcactctcttagtcttctcaaggatctgaccaaccttggtctccttaaggaaaagcaaacaactgtttgaaagttttggtttacaaagaaatgcttttcagaaagctaatagtaaacacaataagtacaatatgaagaaagattgcttaagagaatatttgaatttcgcgaaagcttgaacaaagtttcttaaAGCGGCATCTTTCAtattcagcctctttatatactccaaggattaaggtttggaagtttgcatggaatgctaccgttggaaggcagatctggattttctaggttctgctgtggctgaataagttaggtaaggtcgtcaggaatggtacaattgcttttgtactttggatagtgacatgacctttatcctagttgacttctgttCAGAgcgatgcttcatgttggaacttgtgaagcttggtgatcagagttagagggaagcttggatcctctgacctttgtaccttctgcttcttgactcagaggagaagtacttggtcttcagagccagcttactcttggacttcagaatcttcactactcaacttctgaaccttcagagcttctgatccttcagagcttctggtcttcagaacttcaagtgaactgaatccatatcagagctttactatcttcagatcttctgaagcttaatctactgttcagattgaacatagtgagtgcgaaagcgttgcggaggTAACTCTTTGAGTAtggtgcttctgatttatgtgtaattagatcagagttagagcctgtcattaaaacactcagaaaacaacgttagagtatcataattgttcatacacaatagttaacatgtaatcatcaaaacatagagttgtactactagatcaaaacttgatcttacaatctccccctttttgatgatgacaaaaccaagtattttgatgaacaattcttaaacaataaactgaattcactcagagtttagaatagagataaacttatcctgaggtgaatggtttatgttgctcattctgaatccaagtcacagcttgattctgagcttagctccccctgaatctaagacttaatgaaaacattagtaatatctagattctgagctaaataacaaaagagttcagagtgagaatttatgacatagataattattagaatatcagagcgcataaatattcagagtcaagAGCAAGGTAAAAGTATCAAAGTCAGCCGATTTAGCATATGATCATGTcaaaagaagtgaaaatgtattacTTGCAAATGCTCACGgacagatctatggtcataaagagtggaactcttaaattctccaaaagaaaaagaaatcacactaacacagcttacacatcaaaaactggttgcatactccccctttttgtcataagcaaaaagaatggggtgtgaaaaacttagcttgaagtacaaggactcccccttagagaaggtctaagtttaaaaagatggagaaaaaaaataaaaggattaAAGAAAACGTAtgtaattaatgcatatgcagaagattaaatgaaGGAGTGGAACGTTTACTaccggccaaggagttaaaAGTAAGCAACTGTTACCAATAAacaatcctcgagaaactgcttcagcattaacttctgGAGACTAAACTGATCTTATAAAAAGCGGTTAAAGCAtgacagtcttcacatctcatttgcACTTGAAATCAACattgcaatggcatccttcatagCATACATCGAAGAATTAaggaagaaagcctttgatgaagatctcttcatcaacgtgCGCCACCCAGAGGAGCCGAGTGTCTATAGTCTGACAAACCAGCTACTAGGCATGGGCatgagtccagaaatggacagCATCCTCAGAGGCTTCCTTGCGTTTGTAGAGGAGAGAAGATCTTCCAGCGGGAACTGGATAATTCTGCCAAAAGACAAGCGACGAAGACTGCACTTGAGACaatggcggagggtcctgagaggcaggaagTGCGCCAGAGCTTGATCCAACTAGAgtataggcagcatcgtctAGAGCTTGAGaagcagcgatgcgtaggcagtgtagatcattgaggaaaaatcctcctttttaaatGTATGAATGCACATGTATGAAAGATGTTATTAATAAAAGAAGtttgtttgttgattaatgcGTTTGAGTAAAAACTAAGTAATGATGACCAAGTAATTATGCAAGCACATAGGAAAGAAAAACGATAATAGGATAAAAGAAACATAGTTAAATACGAAAACATAGTAACATAGTAGAAGGAAAACAGAAGAAAGGAGAGTTCCTAAAGACTAAGGCTTGGGTGtcctcttcagaagttctgtgcaCATCTCATGCAGACTCTGGAAGAAGCTTCTTGAAAATCAAGTCTTCGTTCAATGAGATCAAGTCTTGAGTCTGACTGAGCTTGAGCAGACGGAACAACTTGttcagagtgaggagcttgagcagAGGTGGAGGCAAAATCAGTAAATGGAATAATTCCAAGGGCTTGATTTCTAagagcctcagcttcagcttgtagtctagctgcttgttccagagcttccagccttgcagcttcacgttatTTCAGCTTCAAacttgcagcttcttcttcttgttctttcttcttccttgcttcttcaatagcagtatAAAGTTGATCTCTCAACTTTTGTTCATTCaatgcttctcttcttctgaaacgCTGACTAGCAGCTTCAATtctttgatccctttcagcagtaAGGAAAGCCATCATCACTGCCACTTGATAAAGCATCCAAGTGCATAGACGATCCCAGTCGTCAGCAACCATGTCTGGTTTCTCACTGAGGTAAGTGCGACCATGCACACTGTgaacccttaaagatgcttcatgattaaataagttAATGCAATCAAGCAGGGTGTTTGGTCCAAGGTGGGTATAGGGAAGAattgagagattggtttcaggtgaAGAGGGATGATTAAATAAGTTAATGCAATTTGCAAAGTTTGAGGTTCAGAggtattggtctcagggtttggatGAGAAACTTCAGTCTTAGGATTTGGAGATTTGTCAGAGACAGATTttttcattttgaggtggaggagaaagaggaagaggtgGTGGTCTGAAGTGAGAGGGACCGCTTGGATTGGAAAATCaggagcaaccagaggttctggtcttgGTCCAGGATAGCGGTTTGGACTTGGAACATTTATGAAATGTTCAGGAATTTCTGAAATTCTTTCTCCTggcaatttgaaagaattggcGAGTGGCTTTAGATTCATTTGATGGAGAGGAAAATTGAACATTGGTAGGAAAGAGACAGAGGGAGTAGGAGAGAGAATTTCTTTATCAGAGGGTTCCTGATTTGAGTGATCAGAGGGTTTAGGCTCAGAGTTAGACTTTTCAGTGGTTGGTGTTTCTAGAGCTTGTATCTCAGAAGCTTgtggttcagaggcttgtggagTGGATGGAAgtataatgggtgaggttggtttaGTGGACTTAGGAGTttggagcattttccagaggggttcttcctcaatggagggttgaaagaatgaagcccTAGGTGGTGAAATGTGTGAAGTTGATTTGATCAACTAGTGTGGGTTCAGGGTTGGATTCAACatgaattgcatcaagcaaatttaaatcatcttcatcagaaagaacaataaacttacttgaagctctgactACTGATCTTGTGACTCTGGTAGAAATTGCAGCTCTAGTAGGCTCCAGAGTTGGTTCCAAATGAGTGACTTGGGTTGCAATCTGACCTTCTTTGCTATCTTCTGAGgcggtggttcatcatcatcattatcattgtaacgccccgatttctcgagggtcactttagtaacctttccaaaactaaatatgCTGACTAAACTTTCGAAGTCAATAATaaccaagtattttttttttcaaaacatgcTCTAGCGAATGCACAGTAATTACCCAATAATATATAACTTCATATCCAAAAGTATGGGTACAATTGAGTCTTAAAGAGAAATATCAAAAGACTTCTTATGCCCAACAAGCTCCTTATGATCTCCATACTGGGTAGACCACAAAATAGCAAACATCAGAACCTACCATTTCTCTAAAACCAAAAGAATACAAACTCCTATGATCATCCTACAAGCTTCAACCAACAACGATAAGCTTTCTACCCAAAAGGCTCAAGCCGTACACAAGACTATTCCTCCTCCGAGGGATTCTCTTCGACGGTCGAACAATCAATCTCTCATAAGATCTGCAACAGGGTTCTGGCATCAGAAGACATGTAGTCAATCCACGAACGACTTACTGTGCGCTTCACCGAACTAATGCAAAGACATGACACTTCATCCGATCATCATGGATCCTCCTCATAAGCAGCGTCACAGCAACTTTCCCAGAAGCATGGTGCTTGATCATGTTGCCGCCCATCACCTGGCAGTCGCCGGCCGCCAACACAAGCATACATACAATggcgtgcgagggtcaacttccagaatataggtatatatataatagtaggTCACACAATATACACATAATCACATACTTATACATTTCACGCTTACTAACGCAGATCTATCGATCACGTGGCTTATGTAAAATACGAGGGTTGTCAATGACAAACCTCTCTGACACACATACAATTAAATCACATTTAGCTTATCTCAAGCATATCAAAACTCATAGCACATATCACCTCATCATCAAGCTCAATCGACAACCCTAAGGTTAGTCTATATGCTCGTGCAAATGCAATGCCACATAGGCACATCAAATGATTCGGATATAAACGCCTTTTCCATGAGGTAGGCGAGACAACACTTAGTCGGTCTGATACCCACTCCAGTATCAACCTCTGACTAGTGAATGTCACTTAGTTGATACCCACTCCAGTATCAACATAGTTGATAACCTCTCCATTATCAACATCTGAAGGTACGACCGCTCCATCGTCCTCAGAAGACAGGCATGGCCACTCCACCATCCTGACAAAATGTATGCATGCATGATATGAatcatggttagccaaacaaacaAGAACGCCCTCTCTAGTGTTCTGTTTACTGCTGAGAAAATAGTTAAACTATGATACAATTATGAGTTGATCACCAACGGTTGCACTCTGCTCCAAGTGACCGAAGTTTACACTACGACAGGTCACTCCACTCCAAGTAACCGTGTCGCCGAGTCTCGTCTTTCTTTCATCTAAGCCATCAAATAAGGCCCCCCTTTGAAATTCTCTTTCTAAAAAGGATTGAAGTCTCATTTAAAAATATCTTTCTAGAAGCTTTGCGTTGCAGTaaactttcttttaattttcaaaatatgtGTACactttgattatttattttagatgaAGTTTATAAGTAAATCATGAATACGTTTGTTCCTTTTCGAAAACTTTGGTAGGTTAAAATAAAAGCTCCCACCCTGTGTAACCCTTTTTGAGAAAACCTCTCAATCAAAAACCTCAGTAAATCAAAACATCGTTAAAATCTCCTCTAACCGACACTCAGAAAACCCTTCGGTTACAAAAACAATATGTCGTCAACAGATAATCAAATTCACAATAGAAGTATAGACATCATCACAACAAGCCATTATATCAAATAGCTAGCA from Lotus japonicus ecotype B-129 chromosome 2, LjGifu_v1.2 includes:
- the LOC130735283 gene encoding caffeoylshikimate esterase-like; its protein translation is MSLQAAYNVIAYKDKPRLRSALEMLRTTQEIERRLNEVSLPLLILHGDADTVTDPSVSKALYEKASCSDKKLKLYNDAYHALLAGEPDEVIIQVFGDIISWLDDHSLKHYQSSP